In a single window of the Populus alba chromosome 16, ASM523922v2, whole genome shotgun sequence genome:
- the LOC118038454 gene encoding B3 domain-containing protein At2g36080 codes for MSINHFSTDLQQTLSWWAQQRQSIMDPNPNTSSSKPNEPPNSSWPPHLHNHDHHHSWLNHFSPQEPSSMFPPQNPNLSFNLNEEDDDEEEHEQQQEEAQREHEQEGLVLDKEPMFEKPLTPSDVGKLNRLVIPKQHAEKYFPLSGDSVDKGLLLSFEDESGKYWRFRYSYWNSSQSYVLTKGWSRYVKEKQLDAGDAVLFERHRTDGDRLFIGWRRRGEMSSSSSANNSVVMVQGSGGGAWRRGLYSSPSSSGPYHPSGSNMQHGHGVNVSATTVPFQSDCLHAVSAAQSQPAQPGNSRRLRLFGVNLECQLDEAEPSTPDGSSLSSLQGPVHQQFYSQPAYSSNSTHSQMGSTFSRDVKQMRNRRG; via the exons ATGTCTATAAACCATTTCTCCACAGACCTTCAGCAAACACTCAGCTGGTGGGCACAACAACGACAATCCATCATGGATCCAAACCCAAACACTTCTTCTTCTAAACCAAACGAACCCCCGAATTCCTCTTGGCCTCCCCATCTCCACAATCACGATCACCATCACTCCTGGCTTAACCATTTCAGTCCTCAAGAACCCTCCTCCATGTTCCCTCCTCAAAACCCAAATCTCAGTTTCAATCTCaacgaagaagatgatgatgaagaagagcatgaacaacaacaagaagaagcacAACGGGAACACGAACAGGAAGGGCTAGTACTAGATAAAGAACCCATGTTTGAGAAACCCTTAACACCAAGTGATGTAGGAAAGCTAAACCGTTTAGTAATACCAAAACAACATGCGGAGAAGTACTTTCCACTTAGTGGTGACTCAGTGGATAAAGGGTTGTTACTGAGTTTCGAGGACGAGTCAGGCAAATATTGGAGGTTTAGGTACTCATATTGGAACAGTAGTCAAAGCTATGTATTGACTAAAGGGTGGAGTAGGTATGTGAAAGAGAAACAACTCGATGCAGGTGATGCCGTTTTGTTTGAACGACACCGAACGGATGGTGACAGATTGTTCATAGGGTGGAGGAGGAGAGGTGAGATGAGTAGCAGTAGTAGTGCTAATAATAGTGTGGTGATGGTGCAGGGTAGTGGTGGTGGGGCGTGGAGAAGAGGATTATATTCTTCTCCATCATCTTCAGGGCCTTATCATCCTTCTGGTAGTAATATGCAACATGGCCATGGGGTTAATGTGAGTGCTACAACTGTGCCATTCCAATCTGACTGTCTTCATGCAG TGTCTGCTGCACAGAGCCAACCAGCACAGCCAGGTAACTCGAGGAGACTGAGGCTATTTGGGGTGAACTTGGAGTGCCAGCTCGACGAGGCCGAGCCATCAACACCTGACGGTTCATCTCTGTCGAGCCTACAGGGTCCTGTTCACCAGCAATTCTACTCCCAGCCTGCTTATTCTTCGAACAGCACTCATAGTCAAATG GGCAGCACTTTCTCCCGAGATGTGAAGCAGATGAGAAATCGCCGAGGATAA